Proteins encoded by one window of Paroedura picta isolate Pp20150507F chromosome 11, Ppicta_v3.0, whole genome shotgun sequence:
- the MPLKIP gene encoding M-phase-specific PLK1-interacting protein translates to MYRQNMSRPPTPPSSAGGGFRSPPPGGLLPGSPQGYRSPHHTSPYGRPSRPYDSPGSLPQGGEWLGGPAAAAHTPRRPLSASPRYPAPYSGGWSPGGPAHQSRPYKRPHSGGCQRHSQGSPRTSTPFGTPCGREKRVSNDVGSYYKPSMLEDPWAGLVPVSVTDVNQQFDKEQTTYTGKKGRYFS, encoded by the exons ATGTACCGCCAGAACATGTCCCGCCCCCCGACGCCCCCCTCTTCGGCCGGCGGCGGATTCCGGAGCCCACCCCCCGGGGGCCTTCTGCCGGGCTCCCCGCAGGGCTACCGCAGCCCCCACCACACGTCCCCCTACGGCCGCCCCTCGCGGCCCTACGACAGCCCCGGCAGCCTCCCGCAAGGCGGCGAGTGGCTCGgggggccggcggcggcggcacacACCCCGCGCAGGCCCCTCAGCGCCAGCCCCCGATATCCGGCTCCCTACAGCGGCGGCTGGTCCCCCGGCGGCCCGGCCCACCAGTCGCGGCCATACAAGCGACCCCACTCGGGCGGCTGCCAGAGACACAGCCAG ggatcaCCCAGGACGTCTACTCCATTTGGTACACCATGTGGCAGAGAGAAAAGAGTGTCTAATGATGTGGGAAGTTATTACAAACCTTCAATGCTTGAGGACCCATGGGCTGGTCTAGTGCCAGTATCTGTTACAGATGTTAATCAGCAATTTGACAAGGAACAAACAACATACACTGGCAAAAAGGGGAGATATTTCAGCTAA